A DNA window from Procambarus clarkii isolate CNS0578487 chromosome 75, FALCON_Pclarkii_2.0, whole genome shotgun sequence contains the following coding sequences:
- the AstA gene encoding allatostatins yields the protein MLGRHGAGAASLLLLLSVTATVAAYDYYLDDQDDASRLLQVLQAAATDPSYVDDYGNHQNNYGFGLGKRTPNYAFGLGKRQGMYSFGLGKRPDMYSFGLGKRPDLYSFGLGKKADMYSFGLGKRADLYSFGLGKKSGNYNFGLGKRSVSEALSSQDVSKADDLSPTIRKKRDTSPSEDIQDDKTSKHYGVGVEKREIDEDKRSRQYSFGLGKREDDDAEKRSGQYSFGLGKREPDMDLYKRPRNYAFGLGKRTSDEEDDEDDQYYPYGLGKRPRVYGFGLGKRSDDGLDDYDDLDDEEVEGLSELEQYGEDLKRADSYGLAFGNGGDALEMGLGRRSYDFGLGKRTAGPYAFGLGKRAGPYAFGLGKRAGPYAFGLGKRAGPYAFGLGKRAGPYAFGLGKRSGPYAFGLGKRSGPYAFGLGKRTGPYAFGLGKKADPYAFGLGKRPNPYAFGLGKRDGMYSFGLGKKAGQYSFGLGKRSGPYSFGLGKREDYDSSDQYSLGRRSGAYSFGLGKRAGPYSFGLGKRESGDESHQDEIQGSVEETSS from the exons ATGTTAGGCCGACACGGTGCTGGGGCGGCGTCgctgctcctcctgctctccGTCACCGCCACAGTCGCTGCTTACGACTACTACCTTGACGACCAGGACGACGCCTCGCGCCTCCTGCAG GTGCTGCAGGCCGCCGCCACCGACCCCAGCTACGTGGACGATTACGGCAACCACCAGAACAACTACGGCTTTGGACTAGGCAAACGAACACCAAACTACGCCTTCGGCTTGGGCAAACGTCAGGGCATGTACTCCTTCGGGCTAGGAAAGAGACCAGACATGTACTCCTTTGGCCTGGGAAAAAGACCAGACTTGTACTCCTTCGGGCTAGGAAAGAAAGCAGACATGTACTCTTTCGGGCTGGGAAAGAGAGCGGACCTATACTCCTTCGGGCTGGGAAAAAAATCCGGCAATTACAACTTTGGTCTCGGTAAGAGAAGCGTCAGTGAAGCTCTGTCGTCCCAGGATGTCTCAAAGGCCGACGACCTGTCGCCCACGATCAGGAAGAAGCGAGATACGAGCCCCTCCGAGGACATCCAGGACGACAAAACGTCCAAGCACTACGGCGTTGGTGTTGAGAAACGAGAAATCGATGAGGACAAGAGGAGCCGACAGTACTCCTTCGGTCTTGGAAAACGTGAGGACGACGACGCTGAAAAGAGATCCGGACAGTACTCCTTTGGCCTCGGAAAGCGGGAACCTGACATGGACCTGTACAAGAGGCCCAGGAACTACGCCTTTGGACTAGGAAAACGCACCTCCGACGAGGAAGACGACGAGGACGACCAATATTACCCATACGGTCTTGGTAAGCGACCCAGAGTCTACGGCTTCGGCCTTGGCAAACGCAGTGACGACGGCCTGGACGACTACGATGACCTTGACGACGAAGAAGTCGAGGGGCTGAGTGAGCTGGAACAGTATGGCGAGGACCTCAAGCGGGCTGACTCCTATGGTCTGGCTTTTGGCAATGGTGGCGACGCACTGGAGATGGGACTCGGAAGGAGGTCTTATGACTTcggtcttggtaagagaactgcagGACCTTATGCCTTTGGACTAGGTAAGCGGGCTGGACCTTATGCCTTTGGTCTAGGTAAGCGGGCTGGACCTTATGCCTTTGGTCTAGGTAAGCGGGCTGGACCTTATGCCTTTGGTCTAGGTAAGCGGGCTGGACCTTATGCCTTTGGTCTTGGAAAGAGATCCGGGCCTTATGCTTTTGGTCTGGGAAAGAGATCTGGGCCTTATGCTTTTGGTCTGGGAAAGAGAACTGGTCCTTATGCATTTGGTCTGGGCAAAAAAGCTGATCCATACGCATTTGGTCTTGGAAAGAGACCGAACCCATACGCCTTCGGCCTTGGAAAGCGAGACGGCATGTACTCCTTTGGTCTGGGTAAGAAAGCAGGACAGTATTCATTTGGCCTCGGGAAGCGGTCTGGCCCATATTCCTTTGGTCTTGGAAAGCGTGAAGACTACGACTCCTCAGACCAGTACAGCCTGGGTAGGCGGTCTGGAGCTTACTCCTTCGGTCTGGGCAAGAGGGCTGGTCCTTATAGCTTTGGCCTGGGGAAGCGGGAGTCCGGTGACGAGTCCCACCAAGACGAGATTCAAGGCAGTGTTGAAGAGACGTCCTCCTAG
- the LOC138357061 gene encoding uncharacterized protein, with amino-acid sequence MSSSDRQMSSSDLQVSSSDLQVSSSDLQVSSSDLQVSSSDLQVSSSDLQVSSSDLQVSSSDLQVSSSDLQVSSSDLQVSSSDLQVSSSDLQVSSSDLQVSSSDLQVSSSDLQVSSSDLQVSSSDLQVSSSDLQVSSSDLQVSSSDLQVSSSDLQVSSSDLQVSSSDLQVSSSDLQVSSSDLQVSSSDLQVSSSDLQVSSSDLQVSSSDLQVSSSDLQVSSSDLQVSSSDLQVSSSDLQVSSSDLQVSSSDLQVSSSDLQVSSQQAVKASLNYNCISKLMADQRAILLLIWTEYTADLVTTLEYTADLVTTLEYTADLVTTLEYTVDLVTTLEYTADLVTTLEYTADLVTTLEYTADLVTTLEYTADLVTTLEYTADLVTTLEYTADLVTTLEYTADLVTTLEYTADLVTTLGYTADLVTTLEYTADLVTTLEYTVDLVTTLEYTADLVTTLEYTADLVTTLEYTADLVTTLEYTVDLVTTLEYTVDLVTTLKYTTDLVTTLEYTADLVTTLEYTVDLVTTLEYTVDLVTTLEYTADLVTTHWGILLTW; translated from the exons ATGTCGTCCAGTGACCGCCAAATGTCGTCCAGTGACCTCCAGGTGTCGTCCAGTGACCTCCAAGTGTCGTCCAGTGACCTCCAGGTGTCGTCCAGTGACCTCCAGGTGTCGTCCAGTGACCTCCAGGTGTCGTCCAGTGACCTCCAGGTGTCGTCCAGTGACCTCCAGGTGTCGTCCAGTGACCTCCAGGTGTCGTCCAGTGACCTCCAGGTGTCGTCCAGTGACCTCCAGGTGTCGTCCAGTGACCTCCAGGTGTCGTCCAGTGACCTCCAAGTGTCGTCCAGTGACCTCCAAGTGTCGTCCAGTGACCTCCAAGTGTCGTCCAGTGACCTCCAAGTGTCGTCCAGTGACCTCCAGGTGTCGTCCAGTGACCTCCAGGTGTCGTCCAGTGACCTCCAGGTGTCGTCCAGTGACCTCCAGGTGTCGTCCAGTGACCTCCAAGTGTCGTCCAGTGACCTCCAAGTGTCGTCCAGTGACCTCCAAGTGTCGTCCAGTGACCTCCAGGTGTCGTCCAGTGACCTCCAAGTCTCGTCCAGTGACCTCCAAGTCTCGTCCAGTGACCTCCAAGTCTCGTCCAGTGACCTCCAAGTCTCGTCCAGTGACCTCCAAGTCTCGTCCAGTGACCTCCAAGTGTCGTCCAGTGACCTCCAGGTGTCGTCCAGTGACCTCCAAGTGTCGTCCAGTGACCTCCAAGTGTCGTCCAGTGACCTCCAGGTGTCGTCCAGTGACCTCCAGGTGTCGTCCAGTGACCTCCAGGTGTCGTCCAGTGACCTCCAGGTGTCGTCCCAGCAGGCTGTTAAAGCCTCTCTCAATTACAATTGCATCAGCAAGCTTATGGCTGATCAACGTGCAATATTGCTGTTGATATGG ACGGAGTATACTGCTGACCTGGTGACCACACTGGAGTATACTGCTGACCTGGTGACCACACTGGAGTATACTGCTGACCTGGTGACCACACTGGAGTATACTGTTGACCTGGTGACCACACTGGAGTATACTGCTGACCTGGTGACCACACTGGAGTATACTGCTGACCTGGTGACCACACTGGAGTATACTGCTGACCTGGTGACCACACTGGAGTATACTGCTGACCTGGTGACCACACTGGAGTATACTGCTGACCTGGTGACCACACTGGAGTATACTGCTGACCTGGTGACCACACTGGAGTATACTGCTGACCTGGTGACCACACTGGAGTATACTGCTGACCTGGTGACCACACTTGGGTATACTGCTGACCTGGTGACCACACTGGAGTATACTGCTGACCTGGTGACCACACTGGAGTATACTGTTGACCTGGTGACCACACTGGAGTATACTGCTGACCTGGTGACCACACTGGAGTATACTGCTGACCTGGTGACCACACTGGAGTATACTGCTGACCTGGTGACCACACTGGAGTATACTGTTGACCTGGTGACCACACTGGAGTATACTGTTGACCTGGTGACCACACTGAAGTATACTACTGACCTGGTGACCACACTGGAGTATACTGCTGACCTGGTGACCACACTGGAGTATACTGTTGACCTGGTGACCACACTGGAGTATACTGTTGACCTGGTGACCACACTGGAGTATACTGCTGACCTGGTGACCACACACTGGGGTATACTACTGACCTGGTGA